A genomic window from Streptomyces mirabilis includes:
- a CDS encoding IS701 family transposase, which yields MGGDLAGARQWAGELDRLHERFEHRFARSEPRESALAYMQGLIAPLERKNGWTLAEQAGHAAPDRIHRLLNRTDWDADEVLGDVRDYVVEHLGDREAVLIVDDTGFLKKGIRSAGVQRQYSGTAGRTENSQIGVFLAYATGRGRALIDRRLYLPTSWTDDRERCRRAGIDDSVTFETKVAMAKAMVRKAIADRIPFRWVTADAAYGFSKGWRFELEQADVFHVMATTRHDTVVTRWSIDHPVHDLFPGLPRQKWKRRSCGAGAHGPRVFDWARVEVRPWHREDRRHWVIARRSVRRPEEISYYIAYCPADTTLDELIQIAGSRWAVEECFQTAKQECGLDDYQVRRYPGWHRHMTLAMAAHACLTVLRARELDADKAETDPPTSSTTASLRSDA from the coding sequence ATGGGTGGGGACCTTGCTGGTGCCAGGCAGTGGGCGGGCGAACTGGATCGGTTGCACGAACGGTTTGAGCACCGGTTCGCCCGCAGTGAGCCGAGGGAGTCGGCTCTGGCGTATATGCAGGGACTGATCGCTCCGCTCGAGCGGAAGAACGGCTGGACACTGGCTGAACAGGCAGGTCACGCTGCCCCGGACCGCATCCACCGGCTGCTGAACCGGACCGACTGGGACGCAGACGAAGTCCTCGGCGACGTGCGCGACTACGTTGTCGAACACCTCGGAGACCGCGAGGCCGTCCTGATCGTCGATGACACCGGTTTCCTCAAGAAGGGCATCCGCTCGGCCGGCGTGCAACGGCAGTACTCCGGCACCGCCGGACGCACCGAGAACAGCCAGATCGGTGTGTTCCTCGCCTACGCCACCGGCCGCGGGCGCGCCCTGATCGACCGCCGCCTGTATCTGCCCACCTCGTGGACGGACGACCGGGAACGCTGCCGGCGGGCCGGTATCGACGACAGCGTCACCTTCGAGACAAAGGTGGCCATGGCCAAGGCGATGGTCCGCAAAGCCATCGCCGACCGGATCCCGTTTCGGTGGGTGACCGCGGATGCCGCCTACGGCTTCAGCAAGGGCTGGCGCTTCGAGCTGGAACAAGCCGATGTCTTCCACGTCATGGCCACCACCCGGCACGACACCGTCGTCACCCGCTGGTCCATCGATCATCCTGTCCACGACCTGTTCCCCGGCCTGCCACGGCAGAAGTGGAAACGCCGCTCCTGCGGCGCCGGGGCCCACGGCCCGCGCGTGTTCGACTGGGCCCGCGTCGAGGTGCGGCCCTGGCACCGGGAAGACCGCCGGCACTGGGTCATCGCCCGCCGCAGCGTCCGCCGTCCCGAGGAGATCTCCTACTACATCGCCTACTGCCCCGCCGACACCACCCTGGACGAACTGATCCAGATCGCGGGCAGCCGGTGGGCCGTGGAGGAATGCTTCCAGACCGCGAAGCAGGAGTGCGGCCTGGACGACTACCAGGTCCGCCGCTACCCCGGCTGGCACCGCCACATGACCCTCGCCATGGCCGCCCACGCCTGCCTTACCGTCCTGCGCGCCCGCGAACTCGACGCCGACAAAGCAGAAACGGATCCTCCCACCTCATCCACTACAGCGTCGCTGAGATCAGACGCCTGA
- a CDS encoding transposase has translation MVCADELGPVIPRTFPPAPGWSPDGHRIKNELDYSRGPEKTWVYGALRVRDGQELTLTATSRNSAFYQQFLQLVEDANPVGDIYVITDNLSSHNSVSTRTWLEEHPRIQHVFIPVGACWLNLQEGWWRIFRKTALAGRSFGDRDHITHATEVATAQLNARARPWIWGRPAPPTRRLRRRYVYFL, from the coding sequence GTGGTCTGCGCCGACGAACTCGGCCCGGTGATCCCACGCACCTTCCCGCCGGCACCGGGCTGGTCACCGGACGGACACCGCATCAAAAACGAGCTCGACTACTCCCGCGGACCGGAGAAGACCTGGGTCTACGGCGCCTTACGCGTCCGGGACGGCCAGGAGCTCACGCTGACGGCCACCTCCCGTAACAGTGCCTTCTACCAGCAGTTCCTTCAGCTGGTCGAGGACGCCAACCCCGTCGGGGACATCTACGTGATCACCGACAATCTGTCCTCCCACAACAGCGTGTCCACCCGAACCTGGCTCGAGGAACATCCCCGCATCCAGCATGTGTTCATCCCAGTCGGCGCCTGCTGGCTCAACCTCCAAGAAGGCTGGTGGCGCATCTTCCGCAAGACCGCCCTGGCCGGACGCTCCTTCGGCGACCGCGACCACATCACCCACGCCACCGAAGTGGCCACAGCCCAGCTCAACGCCCGCGCCCGACCCTGGATCTGGGGCAGACCCGCACCGCCCACCAGGCGTTTACGCCGCCGCTATGTGTACTTCCTTTGA
- a CDS encoding helix-turn-helix domain-containing protein — MVHRLASARKAPKVVVERCRMVELSWGGWLVPQIADELRCGQKTVRRWLHRFNRLGLEGLEDLGGQGRRRRITEAERSRIVGLVRLTPPGRLEVQPSNEMWAADELGPSEWTLDTLAAAARDLGIEVSRSQVRRILLAEGVRWRRTRSWTRSGDVDFEGKGRGSSSCTPARPTARRWSAPTNSAR, encoded by the coding sequence GTGGTCCACCGCCTGGCGTCGGCCAGAAAGGCGCCCAAGGTTGTGGTGGAGCGCTGCCGGATGGTGGAGCTGAGCTGGGGCGGCTGGCTGGTCCCGCAGATAGCCGACGAGCTGCGGTGCGGTCAGAAGACGGTGCGCCGCTGGCTGCACCGCTTCAACCGCTTGGGGCTGGAGGGACTGGAGGATCTGGGCGGGCAGGGCCGCAGGCGAAGGATCACCGAGGCCGAGCGCTCGAGGATCGTCGGCCTGGTCAGGCTGACGCCGCCGGGTCGGCTGGAGGTGCAGCCGTCGAACGAGATGTGGGCCGCGGACGAGTTGGGGCCCTCGGAGTGGACTTTGGACACACTGGCTGCCGCGGCCCGGGACCTGGGCATCGAGGTCAGCCGCTCCCAGGTACGCCGGATCCTGCTGGCCGAGGGGGTGCGCTGGCGGCGCACGCGCTCGTGGACGCGCTCGGGAGATGTGGACTTCGAGGGAAAAGGACGCGGATCGTCGAGCTGTACACCAGCCCGCCCGACGGCGCGACGGTGGTCTGCGCCGACGAACTCGGCCCGGTGA
- a CDS encoding RICIN domain-containing protein codes for MRLRALGSATAALAMALGLAVANTGTATAEAQASNWTYGHVYRFISMSPDYYHSSTCLDDSGSSPSGYLRNFTCNGQNYQQWKVTALSNGWAQLKNVNTGRCLDYSHAYQLRTYVCNGPSFTGGWQGWAMINRSAFNGSQVLKSATNEDPSSMCVDISSGGGTRGFACNGSSQDAGYQSFWAEDDSI; via the coding sequence ATGAGGCTCCGCGCCCTTGGATCTGCCACTGCGGCGCTCGCCATGGCGCTCGGGCTCGCGGTCGCGAACACCGGAACCGCAACCGCGGAGGCTCAGGCCTCCAACTGGACGTACGGACACGTCTACCGCTTCATCAGCATGAGCCCGGACTACTATCACTCCAGTACCTGCCTGGACGACTCCGGCTCCAGTCCCTCCGGCTACCTGCGCAACTTCACCTGCAATGGGCAGAACTACCAGCAGTGGAAGGTTACCGCCCTCAGCAACGGCTGGGCCCAGCTGAAAAATGTGAACACAGGTCGCTGCCTGGACTACTCACACGCGTACCAACTGCGTACCTACGTATGCAACGGTCCCAGCTTCACTGGCGGCTGGCAGGGATGGGCGATGATCAACCGCAGCGCCTTCAATGGCTCCCAGGTCCTCAAGAGCGCCACAAACGAGGACCCCAGCAGCATGTGCGTGGACATCTCCTCCGGCGGCGGCACCCGCGGTTTCGCCTGCAACGGCTCCTCTCAGGACGCCGGATACCAGAGCTTCTGGGCCGAGGACGATTCCATCTGA
- a CDS encoding luciferase family protein yields MTLAARALTQLATWPGLTEVEPNCGIGHAPASAHGEIAHFHSDLDVGLHLTARAIRRFEDHPTNASAVRLVPGSQWVALHLEVAADIDLLMTLVSLALQAHQAWPVPGDGPRTRCNDHTVRRFRMRISAEAE; encoded by the coding sequence ATGACGTTGGCCGCGCGTGCGCTCACACAACTGGCGACTTGGCCCGGCCTCACCGAGGTGGAGCCGAACTGCGGGATTGGTCATGCACCCGCCTCAGCCCACGGCGAGATCGCCCACTTTCATTCCGACCTGGACGTTGGCCTGCACCTCACGGCGAGGGCCATCCGGCGGTTCGAAGACCACCCCACGAACGCCTCCGCCGTCCGGCTCGTGCCTGGCTCGCAATGGGTGGCGCTGCACCTGGAAGTCGCCGCAGACATCGACCTGCTCATGACCTTGGTCAGCCTTGCCTTGCAGGCCCACCAGGCATGGCCGGTTCCTGGCGACGGCCCACGCACACGGTGCAATGATCACACAGTGAGGCGCTTCCGCATGAGAATCTCAGCGGAGGCTGAGTAG
- a CDS encoding helix-turn-helix domain-containing protein produces MFGGGCWVVVLRARPGRDEGEQAVVHRLASARKAPKVVVERCRMVELSWGGWLVPQIADELRCGQKTVRRWLHRFNRLGLEGLEDLGGQGRRRRITEAERSRIVGLVRLTPPGRLEVQPSNEMWAADELGPSEWTLDTLAAAARDLGIEVSRSQVRRILLAEGVRWRRTRSWTRSGDVDFEGKGRGSSSCTPARPTARRWSAPTNSAR; encoded by the coding sequence GTGTTCGGGGGCGGGTGCTGGGTAGTGGTGCTGAGGGCACGGCCGGGCCGTGACGAGGGTGAGCAAGCGGTGGTCCACCGCCTGGCGTCGGCCAGAAAGGCGCCCAAGGTTGTGGTGGAGCGCTGCCGGATGGTGGAGCTGAGCTGGGGCGGCTGGCTGGTCCCGCAGATAGCCGACGAGCTGCGGTGCGGTCAGAAGACGGTGCGCCGCTGGCTGCACCGCTTCAACCGCTTGGGGCTGGAGGGACTGGAGGATCTGGGCGGGCAGGGCCGCAGGCGAAGGATCACCGAGGCCGAGCGCTCGAGGATCGTCGGCCTGGTCAGGCTGACGCCGCCGGGTCGGCTGGAGGTGCAGCCGTCGAACGAGATGTGGGCCGCGGACGAGTTGGGGCCCTCGGAGTGGACTTTGGACACACTGGCTGCCGCGGCCCGGGACCTGGGCATCGAGGTCAGCCGCTCCCAGGTACGCCGGATCCTGCTGGCCGAGGGGGTGCGCTGGCGGCGCACGCGCTCGTGGACGCGCTCGGGAGATGTGGACTTCGAGGGAAAAGGACGCGGATCGTCGAGCTGTACACCAGCCCGCCCGACGGCGCGACGGTGGTCTGCGCCGACGAACTCGGCCCGGTGA
- a CDS encoding helix-turn-helix domain-containing protein, producing the protein MSHQHVLSAPQAPAKPLRRDAQRNRDAIVAAARKAFAEQGLDASLEGVAREAGVAIGTVYRHFPRRLDLVEELFTAKFTDLLAAAEEAAAMDDAWEGFCSYLEKLCELQACDRAFNDLVSARLPVHALGRGMFERTEERVAQIFRNAQEQGVLRDDVTPEDIAFVIWSQVGIIQATRAVAPNAWRRHLHLLLDAFRAECAHELPEPPLTPQQFVQTLTTLECPEAECRECRDEA; encoded by the coding sequence ATGAGCCACCAGCACGTCCTGTCCGCGCCCCAGGCGCCGGCCAAACCGCTGCGCCGCGACGCGCAGCGCAACAGGGACGCGATCGTGGCCGCTGCCCGCAAGGCTTTCGCCGAGCAGGGACTGGACGCTTCCCTGGAGGGTGTTGCCCGCGAGGCGGGTGTCGCGATCGGCACGGTCTACCGGCACTTCCCGCGCCGGCTCGACCTTGTCGAGGAGCTCTTCACCGCGAAGTTCACGGATCTGCTCGCTGCGGCCGAAGAGGCCGCGGCCATGGACGACGCCTGGGAGGGGTTCTGCTCCTACCTGGAAAAGCTCTGTGAACTGCAGGCCTGTGACCGGGCCTTCAACGACCTGGTCTCGGCCCGCCTGCCCGTCCACGCGCTCGGCAGGGGAATGTTCGAGCGCACGGAGGAACGGGTCGCTCAGATCTTCCGGAACGCCCAGGAGCAGGGCGTCCTGCGTGACGACGTCACTCCGGAGGACATCGCTTTTGTGATCTGGTCCCAGGTCGGGATCATCCAGGCCACTCGTGCCGTCGCTCCCAACGCCTGGCGCCGCCATCTCCACCTGCTGCTCGACGCCTTCCGCGCCGAGTGCGCCCACGAGCTGCCCGAACCCCCGCTGACCCCTCAGCAGTTCGTGCAGACCCTCACCACTCTGGAGTGCCCCGAAGCGGAGTGCCGCGAGTGCCGCGACGAGGCATGA
- a CDS encoding SsgA family sporulation/cell division regulator: protein MSHDLSVSIPAALQYDADDPYAVRAVFHPLDQSGTVEWFLSRDMLAQALSEHTGHGDVRMWPTSDSGRDVVRTVLSSPAGSALLEFPAQGVESFLRETWSAVPPGTESSRFDLDAELAQLLAEN from the coding sequence TTGTCGCACGACCTGTCGGTGTCGATACCTGCAGCACTGCAGTACGACGCGGATGATCCCTATGCCGTGCGTGCCGTCTTCCACCCCCTGGACCAGAGCGGAACGGTCGAGTGGTTCCTCAGCCGCGACATGCTGGCTCAGGCCCTGAGCGAGCACACCGGGCACGGAGACGTGCGCATGTGGCCGACCAGTGACTCGGGACGCGATGTGGTGCGCACGGTTCTCAGTTCACCTGCGGGATCGGCCCTGCTCGAATTCCCCGCGCAGGGCGTGGAATCCTTCCTGCGCGAGACGTGGTCCGCGGTGCCGCCGGGGACCGAATCCAGCCGGTTCGACCTGGACGCCGAACTGGCACAGCTGCTGGCGGAAAACTGA